The following are encoded together in the Limanda limanda chromosome 12, fLimLim1.1, whole genome shotgun sequence genome:
- the atg2b gene encoding autophagy-related protein 2 homolog B isoform X2 — MPWPFSESIKKRACRYLLHRYLGNFLQEKLSLDQLSLDLYQGTGTLAQVPLDKWSLNELLETADAPFEVIAGFIQTISLTVPWAALLQENCALEVKGLEMVLRPRPRVASGTEPMYWSSFMTSSMQLAKECLSQKLTDDMGESFQPFEGLEKFAETIETVLRRVKVTFVDTVLRVEHIPENSKTGIALEIRINKIVYCDETGEESSSVNVHQPTTFAHKNLQMEGITIFWDEFSDVSRAGCKSSPTPTETEPKLSPSWNPKIICEPHPQFTEHVSSTKPFEPVQVGSLDGKIELSLTLKNNIAMPGAKLDVVGHIETLIFLLSPRQVHLLLDLFGAFSGGSAQEWAKDRKSRPMQQEDEYRLHMELNRCLKKDTVVPGADPDLVDSQNTRTVSSRDDVFFSMADMDMSHSLSSLPPLGEPPTVDLDLSLNSNYSSSPVESPSGNPTALWDDYMDVPRHREKQANETLVYSRDSQLPQKLLRLACHPSKAHGDESRPELVLRLTLSSLAISVLHIDPLPPPGAAPRPLGPMAAHFFSMVGQLSPAAFLQSRTAFNQACPHDHLRFVGQGLKINYEHSQGSNLRTFSTDVSLNQMEFLECLFPSEGVIGGSQRGMQYTELLTFDTTASADAPLTTCLHLLYKQAERRGPQGGQVRFSTIPRKAEILVELGPVRSELDISIVDRLNSLLQPQKLATTEMMASHMYTSYNKHVSLHKAFTEVFLDDSHTPTNCQVSLTVNAPLLGLAVRFPIPDLRSDQERGAWFKKSLQKEVLYLEFEDLEVKTEFMGGSLPDQTKMELTFRELIGKFQEEPDQPAARFLRVSHTMDGDMTSSESVKFDWPRVVLKMNPTAVHSILERVTAEDDEGAEDHSLEEEEEEGAAHSLKDVCDFGKPEPSPFSSRRVMYENEEMVIPGDVGEMTEFQEKTMNNSRFILELCLPNVQLVLPSKTFYEKLHNRINNDLLLWEPTAPSPVETVESMPYGVGLSVASQLINTYSKDSFSQFRSTGPEEDTSGSEEENMHYYSPASEMGLRSRKKKKLKVQNKTSQSLFSVSLSVNHGLVSLQTNSTREDKTVLKNKHGEFWLEVKNAVLFSVTQYEGYKDQHYICFHTSSICMYHQGLMDGGAAVSDIKLPCRTHPHWLEPTIYQSETTPERSSTPSECIGLEARSMVSVAVKISSQNAERNVKEFLVAVGVRGATLQHRVVALSLGWYDQIADFLNISDEPVLGYAPPASVTTLHLHLWSCSLDYRPLYLPLRSLLIIETFSISSSLSLDHSSSTLRIILDEAALFLSDKSNAVSVNLARDYVQVVDMGTLELRISAVKPGVDGKLVEPRFELRCSSDAIHIRTCSDSCAALMNLIQYVASYGDLLPTAEPEAKHGSTTHRSKAEFPSRPPSQTILLPETEQQILQDLMSEAMEETDGQHTPGIQLNGAHEERYDDQDPPRSDLFLFPDESGNLNQNPSPTYPMLHSPLITPVPTLAQETDDFCILETPGSRGEDRDQEPVVKQLTSNPVEIKHDHFSQPLYGADPSRGAVNFPIPEVRYLIKEISVIWHLYGGKDFGSPTFSASPARSRGSTPHSSPSQTPVRQASAPGRAGGGKGRNPDVLMEIQLSKVRFQHEVYPQAQVASGSAADQPVSRQVFVVQDLEIRDRLATSQMNKFLYLYSSKEMPRKAHSNMLTVKALHMCPESGQAPQECCLRVSLMPLRLNIDQDALFFLKDFFTSLATEVEFFSPPAQEAFCVSTKKSSPPEISCSFSKLAGSSQDPAPIISVPAQRRLSHNGFSTSGREEVTDNEALSFKDQPIFFREFRFTSEVPIRLDYHGKHVSMEQGTFAGIIIGLTQLNCSELKLRQLCYRQGLLGVDKLFSYAINEWLNDIRKNQLPGLLGGVGPIHSLVQLVQGFRDLVWLPIEQYRKDGRIVRGFQRGTASFGTSTAMAALELTNRMVRTIQAAAETAYDMVSPVPDERDSKRIKRFSHYGLAHQPVDLREGVAKAYTVVKEGITDTALTIYDTATREHEQRGMTGAVGGVLRQLPPAVVKPLIMATEATSNVLGGMRNQIHPDARQEESQKWRQGEE; from the exons ATGCCGTGGCCCTTTTCGGAGTCCATCAAGAAGCGAGCCTGCAGGTACCTCCTGCACCGCTACCTGGGCAActtcctgcaggagaagctgagcTTGGATCAGCTCAGTTTGGACCTCTATCAAGGCACTGGAACACTTGCCCAAGTGCCATTGGATAAATGG TCTCTCAACGAGCTCCTAGAGACGGCAGACGCCCCCTTTGAAGTGATCGCCGGGTTCATCCAGACGATTTCTCTAACGGTTCCATGGGCTGCCCTGCTACAGGAAAACTGTGCGCTAGAGGTCAAAGGTTTGGAGATGGTGCTCAGACCCAGGCCGAGAGTGG CATCTGGCACTGAGCCCATGTACTGGTCCAGTTTCATGACGAGCAGCATGCAGCTCGCCAAAGAATGTCTGAGCCAGAAACTCACCGATGATATGGGAGAGAGCTTCCAGCCTTTTGAGGGATTAGAGAAGTTTGCAGAAACAATAGAGACAG TCCTGAGGAGGGTCAAAGTGACATTTGTAGACACTGTCCTCAGAGTCGAACACATTCCGGAAAATTCTAAAACGGGAATTGCTCTTGAGATACGAATTAACAA GATTGTTTACTGTGATGAAACCGGCGAGGAGAGTTCGAGTGTGAACGTGCATCAGCCGACCACATTTGCACATAAAAACCTGCAGATGGAAGGCATCACCATATTTTGGGATGAATTTTCAGACGTGTCTCGAGCTGGATGTAAATCATCACCAACTCCAACG gaaaCTGAGCCAAAGCTCTCCCCCAGCTGGAATCCCAAAATAATATGTGAGCCTCATCCCCAGTTCACAGAGCATGTGTCCTCTACAAAACCATTTGAACCTGTGCAGGTTGGGAGCCTTGATGGAAAAATTGAGTTGTCCCTCACTCTGAAAAACAACATAGCTATGCCTGGAGCAAAG CTGGATGTTGTCGGACATATAGAAACATTAATTTTCCTGCTGTCCCCACGGCAAGTTCATCTTCTCCTGGACTTGTTCGGAGCGTTCTCTGGTGGAA GTGCACAGGAATGGGCTAAGGACAGAAAGAGTCGACCGATGCAGCAGGAAGATGAGTACCGGCTCCATATGGAACTGAACCGCTGTCTGAAGAAGGACACTGTTGTGCCAGGAGCAGACCCCGACCTCGTTGATAGTCAGAACACCAGGACTGTGTCAAGTCGAG ATGATGTGTTCTTCTCCATGGCCGACATGGACATGTCTCACAGTTTGtcgtccctccctcctctgggAGAACCACCCACCGTTGACCTGGATTTGTCACTTAACAGCAACTACTCTTCCTCCCCAGTAGAGTCTCCCTCTGGAAACCCAACA GCTCTGTGGGATGATTACATGGATGTACCGcgacacagagagaagcaggcTAATGAAACACTTGTCTACTCACGGGATTCACAACTCCCTCAAAAATTGCTAAGACTGGCCT GCCATCCATCCAAAGCCCATGGTGATGAGTCCAGGCCAGAGCTTGTGCTGAGGCTGACTCTGAGCAGCCTGGCTATCTCTGTCCTCCACATCGACCCGCTGCCACCACCAGGTGCTGCCCCAAGGCCCCTCGGCCCCATGGCTGCACACTTCTTCAGCATGGTGGGCCAGCTCTCGCCCGCTGCTTTCCTTCAGTCTCGGACAGCGTTTAATCAGGCTTGTCCTCATGATCACCTCAG GTTTGTGGGCCAGGGTCTGAAGATTAACTATGAGCACAGTCAGGGATCCAACTTACGGACCTTCAGCACTGACGTCTCTCTTAACCAAATGGAATTCCTGGAGTGTCTCTTCCCATCTGAGGGTGTCATTGGTGGCTCCCAAAGAGGAATGCAGTACACTGAG CTCCTGACATTCGACACCACAGCCAGTGCTGATGCACCGCTAACGACCTGCCTTCACCTGCTTTACAAACAGGCTGAGCGCAGGGGCCCTCAG GGCGGTCAAGTTCGCTTTAGCACCATTCCCCGGAAAGCTGAGATCCTGGTGGAGCTGGGACCAGTGCGATCTGAGCTGGACATCAGCATCGTAGACCGGCTCAACTCGCTGCTGCAACCTCAGAAGCTGGCCACTACAGAAATGATGGCCTCCCATATGTATACATCTTATAATAAGCATGTCAGCTTG CACAAGGCCTTTACAGAAGTTTTCCTCGATGACAGCCACACCCCAACCAACTGTCAGGTATCACTGACTGTAAATGCCCCATTGCTCGGCCTTGCAGTCCGATTTCCCATTCCCGACCTGCGCTCAGATCAGGAGAGGGGCGCCTGGTTCAAGAAGTCCCTGCAGAAGGAAGTACTTTACCTGGAGTTTGAAGACCTGGAAGTAAAAACAGAGTTCATGGGTGGCAGCTTACCTGACCAAACAAAGATGGAGCTCACCTTTAGAGAACTTATAG GGAAGTTCCAGGAGGAGCCGGATCAACCAGCTGCTCGATTCCTCAGGGTGTCCCACACCATGGACGGAGACATGACATCATCTGAAAGCGTTAAATTTGACTGGCCGAG GGTTGTGCTGAAGATGAACCCTACGGCGGTCCACTCAATCCTGGAGCGTGTGACAGCTGAGGATGACGAGGGGGCTGAGGATCATTCccttgaggaggaagaggaggaaggggctgCTCATTCACTGAAGGATGTGTGTGACTTTGGGAAACCAGAGCCATCACCATTCTCTTCACGTAGGGTCATGTATGAGAATGAGGAG ATGGTCATTCCTGGTGATGTTGGTGAGATGACAGAGTTTCAGGAAAAAACAATGAACAACTCTCGCTTCATCCTTGAGTTGTGTCTCCCCAATGTGCAGTTGGTGCTGCCAAGCAAGACGTTTTatgaaaaactacacaacag GATAAATAATGACCTGCTTCTCTGGGAGCCCACTGCTCCATCTCCAGTGGAGACCGTTGAGAGCATGCCATATGGAGTTGGCCTCTCTGTCGCCAGTCAATTGATCAACACTTACTCCAAGGACAGCTTCAGCCAGTTCCGCTCTACCGGACCCGAGG AGGACACCAGCGGCTCAGAGGAAGAGAACATGCACTATTACTCTCCTGCCTCTGAAATGGGCCTCAGGTCTCGTAAGAAGAAAAAGCTCAAAGTTCAGAACAAGACTTCGCagagtttgttttctgtcagcctaagtgtcaatCATGGCTTGGTGTCTCTACAAACTAATTCTACG AGGGAAGATAAAACTGTGCTGAAAAACAAGCATGGCGAGTTCTGGCTGGAGGTGAAGAATGCTGTGCTGTTCAGTGTCACCCAGTATGAGGGCTATAAAGACCAACACTACATCTGCTTCCACACCAGTAGCATTTGCATGTATCATCAAG GACTTATGGATGGTGGAGCTGCTGTCTCAGACATCAAGTTGCCGTGCAGGACGCATCCCCATTGGCTAGAGCCAACTATCTACCAATCAGAAACCACACCTGAGAGATCCTCAACACCCTCAGAGTGTATTGGTCTGGAGGCCCGTAGCATGGTGTCTGTCGCTGTCAAAATCTCATCACAGAATGCAGAGCGCAACGTCAAG GAGTTTCTTGTTGCCGTCGGAGTGAGAGGAGCAACACTTCAGCACAGAGTTGTCGCTCTCAGTCTGGGCTGGTATGACCAG ATTGCTGACTTCCTGAATATTTCCGATGAGCCTGTGTTGGGTTACGCTCCTCCAGCGTCTGTCACCACCCTACATCTACATCTATGGAGTTGCTCTTTAGATTACAG GCCCCTTTACCTGCCGCTCAGGTCACTGCTGATTATTGAGACTTTCAGCATCTCCAGCAGCCTCTCTTTAGACCACTCCTCTTCAACACTCAG GATCATTCTGGACGAAGCTGCTCTGTTCCTCTCAGACAAGAGTAATGCAGTCTCTGTTAATCTTGCACGTG ACTATGTTCAAGTGGTCGACATGGGAACACTGGAGCTGAGGATTTCAGCTGTCAAACCTGGAGTGGATGGAAAATTG GTGGAGCCGAGATttgagctgcgctgctccagtGACGCCATCCACATCCGAACGTGTTCAGATTCCTGCGCCGCCCTCATGAACCTCATCCAGTATGTCGCCAGCTATGGAGACTTGCTGCCGACCGCAGAACCAGAGGCAAAGCATGGCAGCACTACTCATAGATCCAAG GCGGAGTTTCCCAGCCGGCCCCCATCTCAGACCATTCTGCTTCCTGAAACTGAGCAGCAGATCCTGCAGGATCTGATGAGTGAGGCAATGGAGGAGACTGATGGGCAGCACACACCTGGGATACAGCTGAATG GTGCACACGAGGAGAGATATGATGACCAAGACCCGCCCCGCTCAGACTTGTTCCTGTTCCCAGATGAGAGTGGGAATTTGAATCAGAATCCCAGCCCCACTTACCCCATGCTTCACTCTCCTCTCATCACTCCTGTCCCGACCCTGGCCCAAGAGACGGATGACTTTTGTATCCTGGAAACACCTGGTTCCAGAGGAGAG GATCGTGATCAGGAGCCAGTGGTAAAGCAGCTTACTTCAAACCCAGTGGAAATCAAACACGATCACTTCAGCCAGCCTCTGTATGGGGCCGATCCCAGTCGCGGAGCCGTGAACTTTCCCATCCCAGAGGTGCGCTACCTCATCAAAGAGATCTCTGTCATCTGGCACCTTTATGGTGGGAAAGACTTCGGGAGTCCGACTTTCTCAGCGTCTCCTGCTAGAAGCCGCGG GTCTACACCTCATAGCTCCCCCTCTCAGACTCCAGTCAGACAGGCCAGTGCTCCAGGACGGGCAGGAGGTGGAAAAGGAAGgaaccctgatgtcctgatgGAGATTCAGCTCAGCAAG GTGAGATTTCAACATGAGGTGTACCCACAGGCCCAGGTGGCTTCTGGGTCGGCAGCGGATCAGCCAGTCTCTCGGCAGGTGTTTGTCGTGCAGGACTTGGAGATTCGAGACCGACTGGCAACTTCACAGATGAATAAGTTCCTCTACCTGTACTCAAGCAAAGAAATGCCCCGCAAGGCCCATTCTAACATG TTGACAGTTAAAGCACTGCACATGTGTCCGGAGTCGGGCCAGGCTCCTCAGGAGTGCTGTCTGCGTGTTTCCCTGATGCCTCTTCGTCTCAATATTGATCAG gaCGCACTATTCTTCTTGAAGGACTTCTTCACAAGTCTTGCTACTGAAGTTGAGTTTTTCTCACCACCTGCTCAAGAAG CGTTCTGTGTTTCAACAAAGAAATCCTCTCCCCCCGAgatctcctgcagcttctccaagCTCGCTGGCAGCAGCCAGGACCCGGCACCGATCATTTCAGTGCCTGCACAGAGACGGTTGAGCCACAATGGGTTTTCCACATCTGGGAGGGAAGAGGTCACTGACAATGAAGCTCTTTCTTTCAAAGACCAGCCCATCTTCTTTAG GGAGTTCCGATTTACCTCTGAGGTTCCCATTCGCTTGGATTACCATGGGAAACATGTTTCAATGGAGCAG GGAACATTTGCAGGAATCATTATCGGGTTGACACAGCTGAACTGTTCAGAGCTGAAACTGAGGCAGTTGTGCTACAGACAAGG ACTGTTAGGTGTAGATAAGCTGTTTTCCTATGCAATAAACGAATGGCTGAATGACATAAGGAAGAACCAGCTTCCAGGTCTGCTGGGTGGTGTCGGACCAATTCACTCACTGGTACAGTTGG TTCAGGGATTCAGGGACTTGGTCTGGCTCCCGATCGAGCAGTACAGGAAGGACGGCCGGATAGTTCGCGGGTTTCAGCGCGGCACCGCCTCCTTTGGAACCTCCACCGCTATGGCTGCTCTGGAGCTCACCAACAGGATGGTGCGGACCATTCAG gcagcagcagagacggCCTACGACATGGTTTCTCCAGTGCCGGATGAGAGGGACTCAAAGAGGATAAAACGGTTCTCTCATTACGGACTGGCCCATCAGCCTGTGGACCTTAGAGAAGGTGTGGCCAAAGCCTACACGGTGGTAAAAGAG GGGATCACGGACACGGCGCTGACCATCTACGACACGGCCACCCGGGAGCACGAGCAGCGTGGGATGACGGGGGCGGTGGGTGGAGTTCTCCGCCAGTTGCCGCCAGCTGTAGTCAAGCCTCTCATTATGGCCACCGAGGCCACCTCCAACGTTTTGGGTGGGATGAGGAACCAGATTCACCCCGACGCTCGCCAGGAGGAATCGCAGAAGTGGAGGCAGGGCGAGGAGTGA